TGATGCACCGATTGACACGCTTTTATATTTTAAAAAGGTAAAATAATTTTAAATAAATGTAACTAAAAACGGCAGTTTTAGTAACTGCCGTTTTTGCTATGTTTCGGGATTGTCTTTAAATTTTATTGTGACCGACGAGCCGGTGCCGAGCTCGCTTTCGATAAGCAAATCCGCATTGCCGCCCCACAAAAGTTTTAATCTTTTGTATGTGTTGCAAATTCCTATGCCTTTTCCCGTAAGACTTAAATCCTTGCTTGTAAATTTGTTTCGGAGTTTTTCAAGTTCTTCGTTTTTCATTCCGCAGCCGTTGTCCGATATAACAATAACAATAAAACCGTTTTGCGCATAAATTTTAATTTTTATAACACAGTTTTCAGATTTGTTGTCAAACGCGTGGAAAAAGCAGTTTTCCATGATCGGCTGGAGAATGAGCTTGAGCGTCTTGCGGTTGAGAAGATTTTCGTCAATATCCCATATAAATTTAAATCTTCCGGGAAAACGTATATCCCAAATAGAGAGGTAATTTTTTGTGTTTTCTATTTCGTCGCCGAGAGATACGGTTTCGTTTGCACGGCTTATGGAATATCTGAAAATTTTCGATAAATTTCCTATAACCTTGCTTGTGGAAAAATCGCCGTATTTAAGCAGGTTGAGGTTAATCATTTCAAGAGTGTTGTATAAAAAGTGGGGGTTAATCTGCTGTTGGAGCGCATTCAGTTCTGCCTGAATTTTAAGCGCATTCGCGCGTTCTTCTTCCCGCATAAGCGAGAGCTTATCTTCGGTGATTTTCTTGATATGCCGTATCATTTTGTTGTAAACGTTCAGCATTTCCTCAATTTCGTTCGTTTCGTCCGATATTTTATCGAGCGGATATTCCGATGCCTCTGCGGCAGACATTGCGCTTTTCACTCTTTCAAGCGGACTTAAAAATTTTGACGAGTATCTCCACGAGATAAGCAGAACAACCACAAGAAGTGATAAAATCGCAAAAATATCGAGGCTGATGGTGGTGTAAATACTGCTTTTAAGTTTGGATACGCTTGTGAAAGTGTATAGCTTCCAGCCGAAATTTTTGTAATCGGAGGTGAATACAATTTCAGGCGAATTGCCGTTTATAAGCTTTTGTTTTTTCGCGCTGTCTATAAGCGTGCTCTGGAAAATTGTGTTTCCGCGCAAATCGACCAGCATATAGCCTATATCTGCATTCGCAACCGAAAAGCTCGGCGCTTCCATTTTAAAAATTATAACCTCGTATGTACCGGCATATGTTCTTGTCATAAGTCCGATTGCGCTGTCGCCGAAAAGGTCGGTGGGAATATAAACGAGCGCTTTTTCGCCCGGTGCGTTTCTGCACGCCTCTGAAACGCGCGACACAAATTTCGGGTTTATGATTCCGACCTGACTTTCGTTCGGTATGCTTACAAGATTATATTTTGAGTCGAGCGTCACTTTGTACTTTATGCGGGTCAAAAAATCGTCGCTGATTGTTTCGCCGTCAAGGCAAAATGCGTTTATGTAAAAGTCGAAATTATCCATAAGCTGCTGCGAAAGCTGACGGTGCGACACCTGCGCTTTGTCTTTTATAAAGCGGTTTGACATAAGGTTAAAGGTTGTAAGATACATCGCCGACGAAACGATTGCCGGCAAAAGAATTGCAAAAATCATTGCGTAAAATATATTTTTGCTTATGTCCGAGCGCGGTTTCGCCGAATGGGGCAGACTCAAATAATCAAAGTTTTCAATTTCGTCGCTTTTGTTGTTAAGATAGAAAAATCCGTTGAGTATGCTGTACGGCTCCATAATGCGGTTTGCGTATTTTTCGGAAACGGCAAATGACCATTTGACGAATGCAAAGCACAGAAGAAGCATTGTGCCGATAAACAGAAAATCGGCAAAATTATAGTGAAATCTGCTCTTTATAACGGTGGTGAACATTGATGTTGTATGTACCGGCAGATTTTTTGTGCTGTTTTTTTCATATACGCTGTTAACGGCAAAATCGCCGCCCTTGGTATAAAAAGCAGTATTTGAATTGTCGAGGAGTGCAACGCTTGAATTTGTAAGCCCGGTATCGGCAAAAATATCGTCGAAAAAAGAACTGTTGTATATTATTATGCACAAAACGTCGTCTTTAATGGTGTAATATGTAATTTTGCCGTCCAGCTCATCCAGCATTTTTTCATAGTCCGATTTCATAGTATCGGGAACTTTGATATCTTTGTAATCATTTTTATCAAAAACAAAAATACGCTGGTAGTTAAGCGTAAAAGCGTTGTTTTCAAAATTCTGAATAAGGGGCAGATATTCAAGCTCAAGTTTGCCCATTGACGAAAAAGTTTTGTGAAGATAACTTACGGAAAACTGATTCGGGTTGCGTCCGATAAGATAATATCCCTCGAAATATGTTTCCGAAAGTACAGAATTTTCAATGGTTTTCTTTATTTTGTCATACCGCTGACCGTTTTCGGCAGGCGGAGCAAAAACCAGGTTATCACGGCAGAAAGAAAGCGCCGACGAACTTCTGAAAAGCTCTATAAGATTGTCGGTTTTGACATTTAACGTGTCCGCCTCGGAAAAATAATGATATTTCTGAAATTCCAGCGTTTGCCGATAGCTTGTAAATTTTGTTTTAAGATATGACGACGAAATGGTCACAAACAAAAACGCCTGCACGCAGATTGCGAGTATGCGGATTAGAAGCATTATTTTTTTGTGATATGAATTTTTAGTCGTTTTCACTGTGCTCACTCCTGAAAGTATAGGGGGTAAGACCTGTCTGTTTTTTGAATGCAAAGGTAAAATATCTGGGGTTTGAATATCCGACCGTTTCGGCAATTTCGTTTATTTTGTAGGCAGGGTTTTTAAGGAGCTTTTTCGCCGCGTCAATGCGCAGTTTTGTCAAAAGCTCGGTAAAGCCTATGCCGACTTCGGTTTTTATAACGCGTGAAAGGTATGTCGGGTTTGAATATATGTGCGACGCAACGTCGGTAAGCGTAATCTGTTCGCTGTAATGCTCGTTCATATATTCAAGCGCGGCGGATACGATATGATTTTTTGAATGTGCACCGATTTTTATGGCGCTCTGCGTCTTTTCAAACCGCTCATCCAGCCTTTTTGTCATCTCGCTGAACGTTTCTTTCCATTCGTCAATGTCGATGGGTTTTAAAAGATAGTTGAAAACATCATTTTTAAGACAGTGTTTTACAAATTCAAAATCATTATAACCCGAAAGCGCCGCGATTTCAATATTTTTGTTGTATTCCTTAACAAGGCGTATAAGTTCCAGCCCGTCCATAAGAGGCATCTTTATATCGGTAAGAAGAATATGCACCTCGTTGTTTTTAATGTATTCATATGCGGCGCGTCCGTTTTCAACGGTTGCCGCAACGCTGATGTTAAACTCCGCCCAGTCAAGATATGACAGTCCTTCTCTGATATTCGGTTCGTCGTCGGCGATAAGAAGCTTATACATTTTTACCTCCAAAGTTTCATAGTAGCTACATTATATATTTTACACGAAAATTTTTTCATTGCAAGATGTTTTATAGAAATTATACAATAAAATATTTGAAAATGATAGTCATTTTGCCGATTATGTAAAAATTTATGAACAAAAGCAAAATTTTATACGTTGTGGATATTGCGTGACAATGGTATAATTTTAATATAAAATACTGCACGTTTTTGTGCAAACATTACAATATATAAGGAGAATGAGAAGATGAGAAAATCACTTTGCTTGCTTATTGCAATCGCTGTTATGATGTCGTGCACACTTAACGCCTTTGCAGTAACAGAGCTCACCACTTCAACCGGAATGGAAACAATTCGTATTGACGGCAGAAACGGTAAGTATTTCTATTATGACCCGTTAACCGGTAAAGTTTCGGCTGATTCATCAACAACCGCGACGGGGCTGGGTGATCTTATTATGCCGACAAAGGAAAATTCTGCATATGCGTTTACTGCAGAAACAAACGGCACTGTTTATCATTATCAGGTGCTTGATGAAACTGTAGTTGACGGTGAAAAGCAGTATTTTATATACTGCAATGACCTTTACGGTACAAACCCCACGGCGTATCCGACAAATGTGTTTGACCCTGATGTGGAGGGGACTATTGCAAACTGGCTCAATATATCCTTTTTAAACGGCGAGCAAGGTGACGGAATGGTTGCGCTTGATGAAAACATAAAAGGTCATATAGTTCAGCACGACTGGCTTGTTGAGGCAAACAAAAATGCGCCGGAAGGTTATCCGACGACTGACTATTCGGTAAACTGCAAAATTTCTCTTCTTTCAATTACCGAATATGCAAAGTATGCTAAAAAAATCGGTTGGGGTGCGTATGTAAATGGTACGATGACTTCGGGCGGAATTCATATATTTTTCAGATCGCCGGTAGGTAACCGGACAAATTTAAGAACTTTATACGCACAAAGCGGTTGTACAGCTAATGTTGCGTCTTCGTACGCAACAGCGCAAATACGTCCGGCATTTTATATAAGTGAAAATTATTTCAGAGAAAACAAACTTACGGGGTACGGCAATTTTGTTTCGGCAATTATAAAGGAAAACAACACACGCGATTCGCTTAAAGAACTCGGATATTCCGATGAAGAAATCAATGGAATCTTCACTGATGAATCCCTTACTTTTGACAGCGTAACTGTTTCGGGTGACGGACTTATCGGCAGCGAGCTTTCGGTTTCGGCGGTATATTCCGACGGCGTTGAAGAAAAATGCGACACTTCGGCGGCGATTATAAAATGGTATGAATCTGCAACGGAAAACGGAGAATATGCTAAAATCGGCGG
The window above is part of the Qingrenia yutianensis genome. Proteins encoded here:
- a CDS encoding response regulator transcription factor, whose translation is MYKLLIADDEPNIREGLSYLDWAEFNISVAATVENGRAAYEYIKNNEVHILLTDIKMPLMDGLELIRLVKEYNKNIEIAALSGYNDFEFVKHCLKNDVFNYLLKPIDIDEWKETFSEMTKRLDERFEKTQSAIKIGAHSKNHIVSAALEYMNEHYSEQITLTDVASHIYSNPTYLSRVIKTEVGIGFTELLTKLRIDAAKKLLKNPAYKINEIAETVGYSNPRYFTFAFKKQTGLTPYTFRSEHSEND
- a CDS encoding sensor histidine kinase — encoded protein: MKTTKNSYHKKIMLLIRILAICVQAFLFVTISSSYLKTKFTSYRQTLEFQKYHYFSEADTLNVKTDNLIELFRSSSALSFCRDNLVFAPPAENGQRYDKIKKTIENSVLSETYFEGYYLIGRNPNQFSVSYLHKTFSSMGKLELEYLPLIQNFENNAFTLNYQRIFVFDKNDYKDIKVPDTMKSDYEKMLDELDGKITYYTIKDDVLCIIIYNSSFFDDIFADTGLTNSSVALLDNSNTAFYTKGGDFAVNSVYEKNSTKNLPVHTTSMFTTVIKSRFHYNFADFLFIGTMLLLCFAFVKWSFAVSEKYANRIMEPYSILNGFFYLNNKSDEIENFDYLSLPHSAKPRSDISKNIFYAMIFAILLPAIVSSAMYLTTFNLMSNRFIKDKAQVSHRQLSQQLMDNFDFYINAFCLDGETISDDFLTRIKYKVTLDSKYNLVSIPNESQVGIINPKFVSRVSEACRNAPGEKALVYIPTDLFGDSAIGLMTRTYAGTYEVIIFKMEAPSFSVANADIGYMLVDLRGNTIFQSTLIDSAKKQKLINGNSPEIVFTSDYKNFGWKLYTFTSVSKLKSSIYTTISLDIFAILSLLVVVLLISWRYSSKFLSPLERVKSAMSAAEASEYPLDKISDETNEIEEMLNVYNKMIRHIKKITEDKLSLMREEERANALKIQAELNALQQQINPHFLYNTLEMINLNLLKYGDFSTSKVIGNLSKIFRYSISRANETVSLGDEIENTKNYLSIWDIRFPGRFKFIWDIDENLLNRKTLKLILQPIMENCFFHAFDNKSENCVIKIKIYAQNGFIVIVISDNGCGMKNEELEKLRNKFTSKDLSLTGKGIGICNTYKRLKLLWGGNADLLIESELGTGSSVTIKFKDNPET